AAGCGGCGATCCTGCAACTCGCGATCCGAGGGTTTTCGCCGAAGCCAAGCATAGAAGCCACTCGTCGAGACTTGCAGGACGCGGCACAGAATGGTCACCGGGTAGAAGGCCTTCTCCGCCAGGATGAACGCGTATCTCATGCGTTTTCCTTCGCGAAGAAGGCCGTCGCTTTTTTTAGGATTTCTCGTTCCATGCGCAGCTGGCGGTTCTCCCGCCGCAGCCGCCGCAGCTCCTCGAGCTCGGCGCTGGTGGCGGCTCCAGGGCGGCCGGCACCGTCATCGACCTCGGCTTGCTTGACCCAGTTGCGCAGCGAGGATTCGGTCAAATCCAGATCTCGGGCCGCCTGGGACACCGTCATCCCTCCCTCGCGGACCAGGCGCACCGCCTCGGCCTTGTACTCATCCGTGAACCGTCGTCTCTGTCGCTTTCCCATTCAGGACCTCCTGACGCATTATCGCGCCTGTTGGAGTGTCCACAAAACCGGGGCAGGGCCACTTAACAATATGCTTTTCATTTGCCGACTAACGCTTCGCGCATGAGCGGCAGCGTCAGCCGCCCTTCTCGAGGCGAGTGTTCTGCGGCCCTCGCGTTCATCGTCGCAGGTTTCGCGGTTTCGTTCTCGATGCCATCGCGCCAGCAAGTTCCTGGGCAACTTCCTTCGTCAGGACGATGGTGTATTGCCCTCCCTTGTCCGACTCGATCATCAATGCATCGGCTGCAGTCACCGTGATCTCCGAATCAACCAAAACATGCCAACTCAGATCGAAGTCATACTTGCCAGTGCTGTTCCCCTTGAAGGATATCCCGCCCTCGGTCAGCTTCACCAGGAACCCACTCCGTCTACCGAATGCTGTATCGCAGACTGCTTCGTGTTCGAAAAGGGGCGGACTCTCCCGCGGAGCCGTGGGTACGGGACCTGCCGTGGCTGCGGGACCTGAGTTATCTTGGTCTCCTTTGGACCGTCTTGGCGGCTTCTTCGGATGGCGTGCGCGGCTCTTCTCTTCAGTTCTAGTCGACGGGGATCCAATGCTACTCAGACTCGGGACAACCACTTCTCCTGTTCCTTTGAATAGTCCCTTTGCTTCGTCGTACTCACAGCCGAAGAGCGAGGGCAAAGTTCCCTTCATCTGCCATCCGACGTAGTAGCTGTCAGTATCAGAGAAGATGATGGGCAGGGCGTCAGGGTTCGAAGGGGCCTTAGCCCTGACTAGCGGCCGAATGCTGAAGAGAACTTCCCAGGGATCCTCCCGGAACGCAGCTTGGAGTTTCTCTGTCGTCGAGAGCATCGCTGTCGACAGAAGATCCTCTCCCAAACTTCGCTGGAGCGGCTCAAGAAGGGCATACACATCCGACTTGCGTTCCATCGCGCGGAGCCGCACCTCACTGTCCGTCGCTCTCACCTCTTTCAAGCTTTCAGCGTAGAAGATCCGCTCTGAAAGTTTCTCAATCGC
The Acidobacteriota bacterium genome window above contains:
- a CDS encoding IS3 family transposase codes for the protein MRYAFILAEKAFYPVTILCRVLQVSTSGFYAWLRRKPSDRELQDRRLKAEIAAIHTASRKTYGSPRIHADFTRQLHKEPIRIGVNY
- a CDS encoding transposase encodes the protein MGKRQRRRFTDEYKAEAVRLVREGGMTVSQAARDLDLTESSLRNWVKQAEVDDGAGRPGAATSAELEELRRLRRENRQLRMEREILKKATAFFAKENA